The sequence GTCGACGTCACGGTCGTCGATCCGGTAACCCGATTGCCGATCGGCCGGCCGACGCTCACGCTGGCCGTCGACGTCAACACCCGCATGGTGATGGGCTTCTACCTGTCGCTGGAAGCGCCGTCCCTGGCAGCCGTGGCGTTGTGCCTGACCCATGCGGTGACGGACAAGACGGCCTGGCTGACCTCACGGGGGATCGTGGCGGAGTGGCCGGCGCACGGAATTCCTGGGACCATTCATGTCGACAACGGCGCCGAATTCCATGCGCGCGCCTTCGAACGCGCCTGCGGCGAGCATCGCATCGACCTGAGCTACCGTCCACCTGGCACGCCGCGTTTCGGCGGTCATATCGAGCGGCTGATCGGCACGATGATGGGTGCCGTTCACCTCATTCCGGGCTCGCATTTCTCGAACATCGACGAACGCGGCGACCTCGATCCGGAGGCCGAGGCGGTCATGACTTTGCGCGACCTGGAACGCTATCTCGCCATCGAGATCATCGGCTCCTACCATGCCCGCATCCACAAGGCGCTGGATCTGCCGCCGGCGGCCGCCTGGCAAGCCCGCATCGGCGACGTCACGGTGCGGGTTCCGTCGGATCCGCGGCGGTTCCTCATCGATTTTCTGCCTTTCGAGCAGCGCACTTTGCAGCGCGACGGGCTGCACCTGTTTCACATCCGCTACTGGTCGGACGAGCTGCGTTGGCTGATGGGGCGCGACCGGCAACGACTGACCGTCAAATTCGATCCGCGCGACCTGTCCTGCGTGTTCGTGGCGACAGGGCAGGGGTATCTGGAAGCGCGTCCAGCCGATCGGACCCGCCCGCCCATTGGGCTGTGGGAGCACCGGGCTGCCGTGCGCGCCTTGCGGGAAAAAGGCCGCGAGGCCGTCGACGAGGAGCTCATCTTCTCCACAATCCTCGCCCAGCGATCCCTGGTCGACGAGGCAACGCGCCTGACCAAGGCGATGCGAAGGGATGTCGCCCGGCGCGCGCATCTCGCACCGGACAGGATCATCGACGTGACACCGGAGGTGGTGCCGAACAAGGACGAAAGGCCCCTGCAACTGCCTTATTTCGCGGTGGAGGAATGGGATGATGACTGAGGCGTTCTCGCATCTCTTCCCCGCTAGCCGGCCGATCGCCGCGCTGAGCGCGGACGAGCGTATCCGGCGCATTCGCGCCGACCGCTGGATCAACTATCCGCGCGCCGAACAGGCGCTCCAGAAGCTCGAAGCCCTGCTTGCCTTCCCGCCACGGGCGCGCATGCCCAACCTGCTCATCGTCGGCGCCAGCGGCATGGGCAAGACCATGATCGTCGAAAAGTTCGCCCGCGACCACCCTTCGCAGTTCGATACGGTGACGGGGCGCATGCATATGCCGGTCATCGCCGTCCAGATGGTGCCGGGCCCTGACGAAGCCCGCTTCTACAAGCGGCTCCTGGCGGCGATCGGGGCACCCGAACCGCCGCGGGCGACGCTGTCGGTACTGGAAAGCCTGACGCTGCGCCTGCTGTCCGAGATCCGGCCGGGGCTGCTGGTCATCGACGAGGTGCACAGCCTGCAGGCCGGCACCGTGCGGGAGCAGACCCGCTTCCTGAACATGCTGCGCTTTCTCGGCAATGAGCTGCGGATTCCGCTCGTCTGCGTCGGTACGCAGCAGGCGCGAAACGCGCTGCGCACCGATGATCAGCTGGTGCGCCGGTTCGAGGCTTTCGCGCTGCCGCCGTGGCAGAATGACGAGGATTTCGGCGGTCTGATCGGCAGCTTGCAGCGCAGTTTGCCGCTGCGGCAGCCCAGCGAGTTCGCCGACGCGACGCTGAAGCGCCTCATCG comes from Ancylobacter sp. IITR112 and encodes:
- a CDS encoding TniB family NTP-binding protein, whose protein sequence is MTEAFSHLFPASRPIAALSADERIRRIRADRWINYPRAEQALQKLEALLAFPPRARMPNLLIVGASGMGKTMIVEKFARDHPSQFDTVTGRMHMPVIAVQMVPGPDEARFYKRLLAAIGAPEPPRATLSVLESLTLRLLSEIRPGLLVIDEVHSLQAGTVREQTRFLNMLRFLGNELRIPLVCVGTQQARNALRTDDQLVRRFEAFALPPWQNDEDFGGLIGSLQRSLPLRQPSEFADATLKRLIEVTGGITAGIFSLVSALAIAAIESGEERITPGAVADKRSVLALVGEPV
- a CDS encoding Mu transposase C-terminal domain-containing protein, which translates into the protein MNDDGIDPEAWAQARHRAEILSKLSKHLGDAEVRDALNALGVSRATLFRWLKRFRQDDRTSTLLPRRRGPNAGMQPLDPVVLTIVEQHFRMLYATRRRPTLTRFQQEVAADCQLQGLQPPSIRRLGRWLKMKDQADLMRRREGAGKSEAVFLATPGGLEAAAPLEILQIDHTKVDVTVVDPVTRLPIGRPTLTLAVDVNTRMVMGFYLSLEAPSLAAVALCLTHAVTDKTAWLTSRGIVAEWPAHGIPGTIHVDNGAEFHARAFERACGEHRIDLSYRPPGTPRFGGHIERLIGTMMGAVHLIPGSHFSNIDERGDLDPEAEAVMTLRDLERYLAIEIIGSYHARIHKALDLPPAAAWQARIGDVTVRVPSDPRRFLIDFLPFEQRTLQRDGLHLFHIRYWSDELRWLMGRDRQRLTVKFDPRDLSCVFVATGQGYLEARPADRTRPPIGLWEHRAAVRALREKGREAVDEELIFSTILAQRSLVDEATRLTKAMRRDVARRAHLAPDRIIDVTPEVVPNKDERPLQLPYFAVEEWDDD